The DNA segment aaatataataaatgtaaattttaataatagaagataatttaatcaaatagaaaaaaaaaattaatcaaatagaATAACTCGGTGGATTCATCTCACCTTGGAATCTTCCTTCTTTTCACGACGAAgagacaaagaaacaaaaagctTTGGCTCAGATTTCGTCAATGtttagtgaaacttcaaatattatAAACTACTTCATCTCCTCGCAACTTCGCTCAGCTTTCTCGTTTTTAATTCCCACTCTCATTTGAACAATTGTACTTGAACTGAGGGCGCGAACGTGCAGTCCACGAGGGACTCACGTGGGGATCTCCCTCGGACTCGGCGGAGCAAACGGGTCTCAACTTTTCATGTCCTCGTAAATTATGATTTTATCCtttttaatgtttgtttgtCTTCTTCTGATTACAACggtttatcttttcttttgtagTACGGTTTCgtaaaagaaaatttgttttgaCTTAAGGTTTCGTAATATAAGTTTGATCGACGTGTTACTATTATTTGAGATTCATCTTTGGATATAGAGCCGCTCACGTGCAAGTTCTATGAGAAGCCCATAATATTACGATCTAAGAACACCTCCAGTGGAGGTTTTTAAGATGTCTCTCGCTCTCTCttgcatttctttctttttgttattttttctcttaaaaaaattaaaaatgttttaccATTGGACATGACAAATTATAAGAAATTCTAAACTTTACAAATTACAAACTTTACAATTAAATTAACTATTAGAATCTATGATGGGTTctaaccattggagatggtctaaaacCTATTAAGTTGTCACTTCTTACCCATGCACACTAATATACAGCACTTTTGTTTGACTTACGTTATGACTTATGAATTAGGATATAAGAAGCCCATACACGTGCAAGCTTAGGTTCAGTACGCTATTTCTTTGGGGCCTATAAGATACATCTGTATTGGCTTTGCCCCGTtaacaattaaaatacaattaaggCCCATTAACTGAAGATATTGTtctcgttttttttctttctttagttGTCCTTTGGGGCAATTCCTCTGTTATTTTTAACGCACAGATTGCGACGTGGCATGAAGAAGTAATCCACATAGAAATAGCACATATAATTTCGTAACAAATTTCTAATTTTCGCAGAAGAACATTTTACTTACGTTTAACGTTTGCAAACATACGTTTAATGTTTAAGTTATGGGTTCATATAGAAAGAAAGATACTTGCATTTGATTCCACTTAACGTTTAGGTTCATATCGAAAGAAAGATACACTAAAAGTCtaaaattaacataaacacACAGGATGCAAAACAACGGGCGTGACCGTGGACATAAACCAGGTTATGGTATGAGtgtttttttactaaattatggtagttgttttttttttttgctaaaacaaaTTATGGTAGTTGTTAGCAGAAGAAATAAAGTAAAGGAATGTGTTTATTCGTTAATTGTAAAACCATATGTACAAGTAATCATCGTACTATAGTGGATAAAAACAGTCCACTTATATTTAGAACTTGCGATTGTTTTGCATATAAATGGGCTCGAGTGTGTTTGATGCGACCATATACTGCATCCCCCGCTAATATATTTCACCAATACAAACTACAAAGTCTTAAACTTTGCCAATCACACCACAGAAAATAAGAAATCGTCTCCCGACATGTCCACATACATAATCCTCAGATTGTAAAATAGTACATTGTTAACcttacaaaaaaacaaaccctAACCACCACCACACAACACACATTACACATATAAAACCACGTACCTATTTCCAAACGAGAATATAGATATAGTTATTACTTATTACTTTTCATGAAGGTATTGATTAATATAGGGATGATCAGTTAGAGGCAgaattgtttattaatttaaaattaaagcaATCAAGACAAATTAGAATATCACCAGAAGAAGTTGGAGAGAGGAGAGTGgtgagagaaggagagagagtcgTCGTCGAGATGATTAGAAGGAGGATGAAGATGTCTTCCTTCGTAAGTTGTGATTACCATCCTTGGATCATCTGCTAATCTCTCCACTCTCTTCTTCACCCTACACTTGTTTTGTGTGCATCTGTAATAGCTCCTGCcatttgaaaattataatacTCGTATTAGTTAACTAGTTGACCTAATTTTATCATTTCTGATGAAAAATGCATCACAACAATTATACATCTATCTATTGATAATCAGAAAAGCTAGTTTTCTTTCTCAGTGTTATACCATAAAACCAGTATTTAACTAATTCCAAGATAGTCTAGAAAATGATTTCATATTGTGAACTAAATCAAGATTCATATATCAAATtacattcatatattatatatatatatatatatatatctcaaagGAACATATTTTTGTGTAAGGGAAACCGTATACCTAGTGCTATATCAAACAGATACCGAGAGTCAAATGGAACTTTATTACCGATCGAGCTCATGATAAAACTTTACAAATGAACTAAAGTAGTATATAATATGAAGAAACAATACCAATTACCCAAACAAATCATTGTTGGTAAACTTCAAATGTCAActtcaaagagagagagagagagagagagagagagagagaatattaAGGAAACCCCATATGTCTCACATAATACTCAAATGCTTCCACATGAATCATTTATCCTCCTATTTTTGTCTATTTTGCAAACGGTTGTCTTCTTTTCTTGATTTATCGTATGATTACTAATATTCCCACTGGGCCAGTAGTCTTTGTTATCATAGAATTGATAATTAATAGAGAATAAGATACTAATAATTTCCAATTCATTAGCAAAATGCTGAAGCAATTTTTAGTCTTTAGATGGCTCACACAACTAAACTCTACAGAGACTACATTTTCTCATCATATTAGCTATCgttaaaaacttgaaaaaaataaattctgATTTAAGTCGGTAAAGTTCCTAGAATAAGTCATCATTAACCCCCAAGCGAAGACCAATTTCGAATCTATAACGAAACtagtttttgattaaattaatcTACGACTCTACGAGAAACAAAATACCTGGGATGTTGAGTGTTTTTGACAACTTTCTGACCATATTTTCTCCATCTATATCCATCATCTAATACATCAACATCACTTAGCGTCTTAAAGCAAAACCGAGGCTCCCTTACTTTTCTTCTTGTCTtaagcttcttcatctttaGAGTACACCCTACTCCTACAGGCATCGCATTACGTTTATGACGACGAAGAGTATCACTATGTTGATCATGATCCTCGTCATCATTAATACGACCACCATTACCAACATCGTCATCAATATCATATACATGAATCTCGCTTCCATGGTTGTTTTTCTTACTGTAACCATATTCTGCTTGACAACTCCCTGCCCTAAATAACATCAACACAACGCGTTTTACGTAAGTAGCTGCGGCATGTGTGCATCAGTGCATGGCACCtcaaactaattaaaaattatgtacTAGGATGAATATGCGATAGTTAAGTACctcataaaagaaaaagaaaatcaatatCTTTGTCGGGAAAGGGATATTGAGATATAATCATATAAAGTTGTAGTTGTAGAGAATCTATTTTTAGACCCTTTAGAAATCTATTAGTAtttctttctgtttttgttttggttttgtaatTTGAATAGATCCTTTGAGACTTTAACTTATTTAATATATCATTTTCGTAAGTAACTTACCATTGATT comes from the Brassica rapa cultivar Chiifu-401-42 chromosome A01, CAAS_Brap_v3.01, whole genome shotgun sequence genome and includes:
- the LOC103846230 gene encoding probable WRKY transcription factor 13, encoding MGTINQGISLYDEPQNIINPNSNHLGFFLSFPNQTLSSSSSSSSPSLASSFLVHHSLNSFLQNNPPSFLTHPQDPINSMANLPETLVSIYSLSSSKQKDAHDGIVNLDHHRLTGGISSQRPSLNQWAGSCQAEYGYSKKNNHGSEIHVYDIDDDVGNGGRINDDEDHDQHSDTLRRHKRNAMPVGVGCTLKMKKLKTRRKVREPRFCFKTLSDVDVLDDGYRWRKYGQKVVKNTQHPRSYYRCTQNKCRVKKRVERLADDPRMVITTYEGRHLHPPSNHLDDDSLSFSHHSPLSNFFW